Proteins from a single region of Ziziphus jujuba cultivar Dongzao chromosome 1, ASM3175591v1:
- the LOC132799286 gene encoding uncharacterized protein LOC132799286 translates to MGQSAVADDGGKKSPPIFERSIRARPAANRRETLRFCRKWGGESFWPKICLQYCRLREESEAFCWRTRIYPPRKACQTRHQQQDLHLVGLDITDNKIQTMPWAAILEKKENYLIGMLNKGVLAFPISKWVPGAGPTVKSGSKGKCRRLILTKTLEWTLNWCILQSMFDSGVGRFEKSTHSRWRCSGAISCLVG, encoded by the exons ATGGGCCAATCGGCGGTAGCCGACGATGGAGGGAAAAAGtcaccgccgatcttcgaacgCTCGATCCGAGCACGTCCGGCAGCCaatcgccgtgaaactttgaggttttgccggaaatggggaggggaatcttTCTGGCCG AAAATCTGTCTTCAATATTGCAGACTGAGGGAGGAATCAGAAGCCTTTTGTTGGAGAACCCGAATATATCCCCCTAGAAAG GCTTGCCAGACAAGGCATCAACAACAAGATTTGCATTTGGTTGG TCTTGATATTAcagataataaaattcaaaccatgCCATGGGCAGCGATTCTTGAAAAG AAGGAAAACTACTTGATCGGAATGCTTAACAAGGGAGTACTTGCATTTCCAATCTCAAAATGGGTCCCTGGTGCTGGTCCAACTGTCAAATCTGGTTCAAAGGGAAAGTGCCGTCGTTTGATACTGACTAAAACCCTTGAGTGGACCTTAAATTGGTGCATACTACAGAGCATGTTTGATAG TGGAGTTGGAAGGTTTGAAAAAAGCACACATTCGAGATGGCGTTGCAGTGGTGCAATATCTTGTCTGGTTGGATAA